A window of the Phycicoccus sp. M110.8 genome harbors these coding sequences:
- a CDS encoding 5-oxoprolinase/urea amidolyase family protein, with the protein MRVLPSGPRAVLVECADLDEALALHRLLWEHDRPTGLVDAVPGARTLLLVAASARHLPALRSRVEDVDASPLAGAATDRAQAARHGLGHEGPPEVVVPVRYDGPDLRDVADHTGLTTEEVVAAHTGRPWTVGFGGFAPGFAYLAGGDPRLEVPRRGEPRTRVPPGAVGLAGRFSGIYPRSSPGGWQLIGHTDVVLWDLTADPPALLRPGMQVRFVDAGRGDHTTSTSAPRSRQAAGPPTTTARTATTDTAPGEVTATSGTTRRAHLEVLEPGPLALLQDSGRTGHAGVGVGPSGAADRRAHALGARLLGQDADCAAVEVHAGGFAVRAHGGVTLALTGAATAATVDGTPVAHAAPFHLPGGSVLRLPAPERGLRTYVSVRGGFDVPAVLGSRSTDTLSGLGPEPLAPGTLLPVGHAAGHPTVDVAPHPPLPSGTLVLDVVAGPRTAWLADAEALVRGEWTVGSASDRVGVRLAGEPLRRPASLEGRELPSEGVVRGAVQVPADGQPVVFLADHPVTGGYPVVAVLTDTAQDLLAQAVPGQPVRLRWSRA; encoded by the coding sequence GTGCGCGTCCTCCCGTCGGGGCCACGGGCGGTGCTCGTCGAGTGCGCCGACCTCGACGAGGCCCTGGCCCTGCACCGGCTCCTGTGGGAGCACGACCGCCCCACGGGCCTCGTCGACGCCGTCCCGGGGGCGCGGACGCTCCTGCTCGTCGCCGCCTCGGCGCGGCACCTGCCGGCCCTGCGGTCCCGGGTCGAGGACGTCGACGCCTCACCGCTCGCCGGGGCTGCGACCGACCGTGCGCAGGCCGCGCGTCACGGGCTCGGCCACGAGGGACCGCCAGAGGTCGTAGTACCCGTCCGGTACGACGGCCCGGACCTGCGCGACGTGGCCGACCACACCGGTCTGACGACGGAGGAGGTCGTCGCCGCCCACACCGGCAGGCCCTGGACCGTGGGTTTCGGCGGATTCGCCCCCGGCTTCGCCTACCTCGCCGGCGGCGACCCCCGGCTCGAGGTCCCGCGCCGGGGCGAGCCGCGGACGCGGGTGCCTCCCGGCGCGGTGGGGCTGGCCGGCCGGTTCAGCGGCATCTACCCCCGCTCCTCCCCGGGCGGTTGGCAGCTGATCGGGCACACCGACGTCGTCCTGTGGGACCTCACCGCCGACCCGCCCGCGCTGCTGCGGCCGGGGATGCAGGTGCGCTTCGTCGACGCCGGTCGAGGCGACCACACGACCTCGACGTCGGCGCCACGGTCCCGGCAGGCGGCGGGCCCACCAACCACCACGGCACGGACGGCAACCACGGACACGGCCCCGGGCGAGGTCACGGCCACGTCCGGGACCACGCGGCGTGCCCACCTCGAGGTGCTCGAACCGGGACCGCTCGCCCTGCTGCAGGACTCCGGTCGCACCGGTCACGCCGGGGTCGGTGTCGGCCCCTCCGGTGCTGCCGACCGCCGCGCCCACGCCCTGGGCGCCCGGCTGCTGGGGCAGGACGCCGACTGCGCGGCGGTCGAGGTGCACGCGGGCGGGTTCGCCGTGCGCGCGCACGGCGGCGTCACGCTGGCCCTCACCGGGGCCGCCACGGCAGCCACCGTCGACGGCACACCCGTGGCCCACGCCGCCCCGTTCCACCTCCCCGGCGGGTCGGTGCTCCGGCTGCCCGCACCGGAGCGGGGCCTGCGCACGTACGTCTCGGTCCGGGGAGGCTTCGACGTCCCCGCAGTCCTGGGCTCGCGGTCGACGGACACGCTGTCGGGCCTGGGCCCCGAGCCGCTCGCGCCGGGGACCCTGCTGCCGGTCGGCCACGCCGCGGGCCACCCCACGGTCGATGTGGCACCCCACCCTCCGCTGCCCTCGGGGACCCTCGTCCTCGACGTCGTGGCCGGCCCGCGCACCGCCTGGCTGGCCGACGCCGAGGCGCTCGTCCGCGGCGAGTGGACGGTCGGGTCCGCCAGTGACCGGGTGGGCGTGCGGCTGGCGGGTGAGCCCCTGCGACGACCTGCGTCCCTCGAGGGTCGGGAGCTGCCCAGCGAGGGGGTGGTCCGTGGCGCCGTGCAGGTCCCTGCCGACGGCCAGCCCGTCGTGTTCCTCGCCGACCACCCCGTGACCGGCGGCTACCCGGTCGTCGCGGTCCTCACGGACACGGCCCAGGACCTGCTCGCCCAGGCCGTCCCCGGCCAGCCGGTCCGGCTGCGCTGGTCGCGAGCCTGA
- a CDS encoding DUF2505 domain-containing protein yields the protein MKIARTLEYAATPDEVFAVLADVAFQEAKCAATGAISYTASVTAEGDATVIRTERELPADGLPDFARSMVGNTLKVVETQTWQAAGADGARTGTVAMTVPGAPITLKGTLALESGGPGTVEHLDGDLKASIPLVGGKIEKAAAPAIEDAITIEGKTAHEWLAR from the coding sequence ATGAAGATCGCCCGGACCCTCGAGTACGCCGCCACCCCGGACGAGGTGTTCGCCGTCCTCGCCGACGTCGCCTTCCAGGAGGCCAAGTGCGCGGCGACCGGGGCGATCTCCTACACCGCCTCGGTGACGGCGGAGGGCGACGCGACGGTCATCCGCACCGAGCGTGAGCTGCCCGCCGACGGCCTGCCCGACTTCGCCAGGTCCATGGTCGGCAACACCCTCAAGGTCGTGGAGACCCAGACGTGGCAGGCCGCCGGGGCCGACGGCGCCCGCACCGGTACGGTCGCGATGACCGTGCCCGGTGCCCCGATCACGCTCAAGGGGACGCTCGCGCTCGAGTCCGGCGGGCCCGGCACCGTCGAGCACCTCGACGGCGACCTCAAGGCGAGCATCCCGCTCGTCGGCGGCAAGATCGAGAAGGCCGCCGCCCCCGCGATCGAGGACGCCATCACCATCGAGGGCAAGACCGCCCACGAGTGGCTGGCCCGCTAG
- the pruA gene encoding L-glutamate gamma-semialdehyde dehydrogenase, whose product MDAVTQVPAPINEPVLDYAPGSPERASLEVALAELGGNPIDLPHTINGKRVMGGGRKIEVRQPHAKRKLLGTMRNATLADAQAAVDAAKAAAPGWRALSFDDRAAILLKAAELLSGPWRAHLNAATMLGQSKTAYQAEIDAACELIDFWRYNVHFARQILAEQPPANSKGIWNRTDHRPLEGFVYAITPFNFTAIAGNLPTAPALMGNTVVWKPSPTQQFAAQLTMSLLEEAGMPPGVINMVTGDGINVSKVALADPDLAGIHFTGSTPTFQHLWQEVGANLPSYRTYPRLVGETGGKDFILAHPSADPDVLRTAMIRGAFEYQGQKCSAASRAYVPRSLWRKIKADLVSVTEGLSQGDVTDLSNFMGAVIDQRAFSKHSAAIDRAHATAGVEVVAGGTYDDSEGWFVRPTILEIDDPSDESFRTEYFGPILSVHVYPDRQFDKVLDQMESFAPYGLTGSIIAQDRVAIADATERLRFAAGNFYVNDKPTGAVVGQQPFGGGRASGTNDKAGAAQNLLRWTSARSIKETFNPPTNHAYPHMG is encoded by the coding sequence ATGGATGCCGTCACCCAGGTGCCCGCCCCGATCAACGAGCCCGTGCTCGACTACGCGCCCGGGAGTCCCGAGCGTGCGTCGCTCGAGGTGGCCCTCGCCGAGCTGGGCGGTAACCCCATCGACCTGCCGCACACCATCAACGGCAAGCGGGTCATGGGTGGCGGTCGCAAGATCGAGGTCCGGCAGCCGCACGCGAAGCGCAAGCTCCTCGGCACCATGCGCAACGCGACCCTCGCCGACGCGCAGGCCGCCGTCGACGCCGCGAAGGCCGCCGCCCCGGGCTGGCGCGCCCTGTCCTTCGACGACCGCGCCGCGATCCTGCTCAAGGCGGCCGAGCTGCTCTCCGGCCCGTGGCGCGCCCACCTCAACGCGGCCACGATGCTCGGCCAGTCCAAGACCGCGTACCAGGCCGAGATCGACGCCGCCTGCGAGCTCATCGACTTCTGGCGCTACAACGTCCACTTCGCCCGCCAGATCCTCGCCGAGCAGCCGCCCGCGAACTCCAAGGGCATCTGGAACCGCACCGACCACCGCCCGCTCGAGGGCTTCGTCTACGCGATCACGCCGTTCAACTTCACCGCCATCGCGGGCAACCTGCCGACCGCCCCGGCGCTCATGGGCAACACCGTCGTGTGGAAGCCGAGCCCGACCCAGCAGTTCGCCGCGCAGCTGACCATGTCGCTGCTGGAGGAGGCCGGCATGCCGCCCGGCGTCATCAACATGGTGACCGGCGACGGCATCAACGTCTCCAAGGTCGCGCTCGCCGACCCCGACCTCGCCGGCATTCACTTCACCGGGTCGACGCCGACGTTCCAGCACCTGTGGCAGGAGGTCGGCGCCAACCTGCCGAGCTACCGCACCTACCCGCGCCTCGTCGGCGAGACCGGCGGCAAGGACTTCATCCTCGCCCACCCGTCGGCCGACCCGGACGTGCTGCGCACGGCCATGATCCGCGGCGCGTTCGAGTACCAGGGGCAGAAGTGCTCGGCCGCCTCGCGCGCCTACGTCCCGCGCTCGCTGTGGCGCAAGATCAAGGCCGACCTGGTCTCCGTCACCGAGGGCCTGAGCCAGGGCGACGTCACCGACCTGTCGAACTTCATGGGTGCGGTCATCGACCAGCGGGCGTTCAGCAAGCACTCGGCGGCGATCGACCGGGCGCACGCGACGGCCGGGGTCGAGGTCGTCGCCGGTGGCACGTACGACGACAGCGAGGGCTGGTTCGTGCGGCCGACGATCCTCGAGATCGACGACCCCAGCGACGAGTCGTTCCGCACCGAGTACTTCGGCCCGATCCTGTCGGTGCACGTCTACCCCGACCGCCAGTTCGACAAGGTGCTCGACCAGATGGAGTCGTTCGCCCCGTACGGCCTCACCGGCTCGATCATCGCCCAGGACCGCGTGGCGATCGCCGACGCGACCGAGCGCCTGCGCTTCGCAGCCGGCAACTTCTACGTCAACGACAAGCCGACCGGCGCCGTGGTCGGCCAGCAGCCATTCGGTGGTGGACGCGCGTCGGGCACCAACGACAAGGCCGGTGCCGCGCAGAACCTGCTGCGGTGGACCAGCGCGCGCTCCATCAAGGAGACCTTCAACCCGCCGACGAACCACGCCTACCCGCACATGGGCTGA
- a CDS encoding alpha/beta hydrolase gives MPSTDDSAELAYRWAGPADPSTPTVVLLHGLGDSGDCWPDAVRRWSPTYRVVGVDLLGHGRSPRFTPAQLTSDDPMEAMCAAAEATVVHLAADHGGPVVLVSHSMGGGIAGALAARRPDLVGAAVLEDPAWRDPQYRVQPAEVVRERVAECRAFADDPRGSREQGRADNPTWPEAELDPWVKSKAQVDLDFLGLGIANLVQPWDEVVAAIEVPTLVLLAEQGGPVLPEVRERAARIANAHLDIRVVEGAGHCIRRDRPDAYHALVDPFLARHT, from the coding sequence ATGCCGAGTACCGACGACAGTGCAGAGCTCGCCTACCGCTGGGCCGGCCCCGCGGACCCGTCGACGCCGACCGTCGTGCTGCTGCACGGGCTGGGCGACTCCGGCGACTGCTGGCCCGACGCCGTCCGCCGGTGGTCCCCCACCTACCGCGTCGTGGGCGTCGACCTGCTGGGCCACGGGCGGTCACCGCGCTTCACGCCTGCGCAGCTCACGTCAGACGACCCGATGGAGGCGATGTGTGCCGCCGCCGAGGCCACCGTGGTCCACCTTGCCGCCGACCACGGCGGTCCGGTGGTCCTCGTGAGCCACTCGATGGGCGGCGGGATCGCGGGCGCGCTGGCGGCCCGGCGCCCGGACCTGGTCGGCGCCGCCGTCCTGGAGGACCCGGCGTGGCGGGACCCGCAGTACCGCGTGCAGCCTGCCGAGGTCGTGCGCGAGCGGGTCGCCGAGTGCCGGGCGTTCGCGGACGACCCGAGGGGGTCACGCGAGCAGGGCCGCGCGGACAACCCGACCTGGCCCGAGGCCGAGCTCGACCCGTGGGTGAAGTCCAAGGCGCAGGTCGACCTCGACTTCCTCGGGCTGGGCATCGCCAACCTGGTGCAGCCCTGGGACGAGGTCGTCGCCGCGATCGAGGTGCCGACGCTGGTCCTGCTCGCCGAGCAGGGCGGCCCCGTGCTGCCCGAGGTGCGCGAGCGCGCGGCACGGATCGCCAACGCCCACCTGGACATCCGGGTCGTCGAGGGGGCCGGGCACTGCATCCGTCGCGACCGGCCCGACGCCTACCACGCCCTGGTCGACCCCTTCCTCGCCCGGCACACCTGA
- a CDS encoding DUF6912 family protein, producing MTQTRIYLPLTPSDVRVLAERREVGPAPVAAYAVTRRLERSLPTADEEEWEYAALTEAVEAAEAAQGTAVAKRVVAAADVDPAWVEDDATRDGLGAVSITAPVPLRLVVSLHVDETAGDQGMEDLLWYDVTELDEVLRLL from the coding sequence ATGACCCAGACCCGGATCTACCTGCCGCTGACGCCCTCCGACGTGCGCGTGCTCGCCGAGCGCCGCGAGGTCGGCCCGGCGCCCGTCGCCGCGTATGCCGTGACCCGGCGCCTCGAGCGCTCCCTGCCCACCGCCGACGAGGAGGAGTGGGAGTACGCCGCCCTCACCGAGGCGGTCGAGGCGGCAGAGGCCGCGCAGGGCACTGCTGTGGCCAAGCGTGTCGTCGCCGCGGCGGACGTCGACCCGGCCTGGGTCGAGGACGACGCCACCCGCGACGGGCTCGGCGCCGTCAGCATCACCGCGCCGGTGCCGCTGCGGCTCGTCGTGTCGCTGCACGTCGACGAGACGGCCGGGGACCAGGGCATGGAGGACCTGCTCTGGTACGACGTGACCGAGCTCGACGAGGTCCTGCGCCTCCTCTGA
- a CDS encoding patatin-like phospholipase family protein — translation MSAQGGERIRRGLVLGGGGVLGAAWMVGALSALEAQTGLDARDFDQVVGTSAGSVLAGLLGAGVPVADLLHHQLEGSIDAGPLAGYLWDYERDTGGDRPGLPRPGLGSRELLRRNALHLRSLPPTAVLSAILPEGRGSLEAVGAMVGHVVPSGWVPRDGVTVVALDYDTGERVPFGREEAPQVDLPAAVMASCAIPGWYQPVRIGDHRYIDGGAWSSTNLDLMVGLGLDEVYVLAPQVSFVKDTPTHWRTRVERQWRNRVTLRALRELHRVHADGAEVTILGPGEEDLEAFGSNLMDVSRRPGVIATSLRTSAAALRDPAPLPDHSTFEDVG, via the coding sequence ATGAGCGCGCAGGGGGGCGAGCGCATCCGCCGGGGCCTGGTCCTCGGCGGTGGGGGCGTCCTCGGCGCGGCGTGGATGGTCGGTGCCCTCAGCGCGCTGGAGGCCCAGACGGGACTCGACGCCCGCGACTTCGACCAGGTGGTCGGCACCTCGGCCGGCTCGGTGCTGGCCGGGCTGCTGGGTGCGGGGGTCCCGGTGGCCGACCTGCTGCACCACCAGCTCGAGGGCTCGATCGACGCGGGGCCGCTGGCCGGGTACCTCTGGGACTACGAGCGCGACACCGGGGGCGACCGGCCGGGGCTGCCGCGCCCCGGACTGGGGTCGCGAGAGCTGTTGCGCCGCAACGCACTCCACCTGCGCAGCCTGCCCCCGACGGCCGTCCTGTCGGCGATCCTCCCGGAGGGGCGGGGCAGCCTCGAGGCCGTCGGCGCCATGGTCGGCCACGTCGTGCCGTCGGGCTGGGTGCCCCGGGACGGCGTCACCGTCGTCGCCCTCGACTACGACACCGGCGAGCGGGTGCCGTTCGGGCGCGAGGAGGCGCCCCAGGTCGACCTGCCGGCCGCGGTCATGGCGTCGTGCGCCATCCCCGGCTGGTACCAGCCCGTGCGCATCGGCGACCACCGCTACATCGACGGCGGGGCCTGGTCCTCCACCAACCTTGACCTCATGGTCGGGCTCGGTCTCGACGAGGTCTACGTCCTCGCGCCCCAGGTCAGCTTCGTCAAGGACACCCCCACCCACTGGCGCACCCGGGTCGAGCGCCAGTGGCGCAACCGGGTGACGTTGCGCGCCCTGCGCGAGCTGCACCGGGTCCACGCCGACGGTGCCGAGGTGACCATCCTCGGTCCGGGTGAGGAGGACCTCGAGGCGTTCGGCTCCAACCTCATGGACGTCAGCCGGCGTCCAGGTGTCATCGCCACGTCCCTGCGCACCTCCGCCGCCGCGCTGCGCGACCCCGCCCCCCTGCCCGACCACAGCACCTTCGAGGATGTGGGATGA
- a CDS encoding wax ester/triacylglycerol synthase family O-acyltransferase: protein MPDRLTSLDASFLYLEESTTPMHVGSVMVFDPPEDGFDYDRLVQLVSTRIAFVPRYRQRIRQVPGRLANPVWVDDENFDVTYHVRRSALPRPGTDEQLQEFVARIQPRALDRRRPLWEVYLVEGLAEGRFAIVTKSHQALVDGVNAVDIAHVIVDGDPAAEGLVTDTWRPAREPSDVELLTGALVDAVRRPSEVVENIRGGMADVKAVGARALTAAGDVMSTLARTAARPAPHSPLNATVGEARRYVMIGTDLEDYRKVRARLARGRYADDVSINDVVLATISGAFRSWLLTRGESVHSGTTVRAMVPVSVYDEGARHVSSRLTACFVDLPVGEPGPSMRLHQIAFAMRQQMEGGQAVGAESLAGLAGFAPPTLHSLGARLGSAVSRRLFNVVITNVPGPQHTLYAADAKMLSTYPVMPLARGQALSIGLTSYDGGVYYGLNADRDSMPDVDVLGQSIVDSLAELLDTQRSTRR from the coding sequence GTGCCTGACCGCCTCACCTCGCTCGACGCGTCGTTCCTCTACCTCGAGGAGTCGACCACGCCGATGCACGTGGGCTCGGTCATGGTGTTCGACCCGCCGGAGGACGGCTTCGACTACGACCGCCTCGTGCAGCTGGTGTCGACCCGGATCGCCTTCGTGCCACGCTACCGCCAGCGGATCCGCCAGGTGCCCGGCCGGCTGGCGAACCCGGTGTGGGTCGACGACGAGAACTTCGACGTCACCTACCACGTCCGGCGCTCGGCGCTGCCCCGCCCGGGCACGGACGAGCAGCTGCAGGAGTTCGTCGCCCGGATCCAGCCGCGGGCGCTGGACCGGCGCCGGCCGCTGTGGGAGGTCTACCTCGTCGAGGGCCTCGCCGAGGGACGGTTCGCGATCGTCACCAAGTCGCACCAGGCGCTCGTCGACGGGGTCAACGCGGTCGACATCGCGCACGTCATCGTCGACGGCGACCCCGCGGCCGAGGGGCTGGTCACCGACACGTGGCGCCCCGCGCGCGAGCCCAGCGACGTGGAGCTGCTCACCGGCGCGCTCGTCGACGCGGTGCGGCGCCCGAGCGAGGTGGTCGAGAACATCCGCGGTGGCATGGCCGACGTCAAGGCCGTCGGTGCCCGTGCCCTGACCGCGGCCGGGGACGTCATGTCGACCCTCGCCCGCACGGCGGCGAGGCCGGCCCCGCACTCGCCCCTCAACGCGACGGTGGGGGAGGCCCGCCGGTACGTCATGATCGGCACCGACCTCGAGGACTACCGCAAGGTGCGGGCGCGGCTGGCGCGCGGCCGCTACGCCGACGACGTGTCGATCAACGACGTCGTGCTGGCCACGATCTCCGGCGCCTTCCGCTCGTGGCTGCTGACCCGCGGGGAGTCGGTGCACTCCGGCACGACGGTCCGCGCGATGGTGCCGGTGAGCGTCTACGACGAGGGGGCTCGCCACGTGAGCAGCCGCCTGACCGCGTGCTTCGTCGACCTGCCGGTGGGGGAGCCGGGGCCGTCGATGCGGCTGCACCAGATCGCCTTCGCGATGCGCCAGCAGATGGAGGGCGGCCAGGCCGTCGGCGCGGAGTCGCTCGCCGGGCTGGCGGGCTTCGCCCCGCCGACGCTGCACTCGCTCGGCGCGCGACTGGGATCGGCGGTGTCGCGCCGCCTGTTCAACGTCGTCATCACCAACGTGCCGGGCCCGCAGCACACCCTGTATGCCGCGGACGCCAAGATGCTCTCGACCTACCCGGTCATGCCGCTGGCGCGCGGCCAGGCGCTGTCGATCGGCCTCACGTCGTACGACGGAGGGGTCTACTACGGCCTCAACGCCGACCGCGACTCCATGCCCGACGTCGACGTCCTCGGCCAGAGCATCGTCGACTCGCTGGCCGAGCTCCTCGACACGCAGCGGTCGACGCGCCGATGA
- a CDS encoding cupredoxin domain-containing protein translates to MTNMTWPTPLRYAGSVVLVVGLAACGGGAASTSGTSSSGAGSSATSTASSSAPSPSGSSSASSSSSPAQRTVTVTVTGSRVTPAPRTVDLGVGETMTLTVTSDHADQLHVHGFDIEKELPAGTPVSVELTGESPGVYEVETHHPELRLLKIAVR, encoded by the coding sequence GTGACCAACATGACGTGGCCCACACCCCTGCGGTATGCCGGGTCCGTCGTCCTCGTCGTGGGGCTCGCCGCCTGCGGCGGCGGCGCCGCATCCACCTCGGGCACCTCCTCGAGCGGCGCCGGCTCCTCCGCCACCTCCACCGCCTCGTCGTCGGCGCCGTCCCCGTCCGGCTCGTCGTCGGCGTCGTCCTCGAGCAGCCCGGCGCAGCGGACCGTCACGGTGACGGTCACGGGCAGCCGGGTGACCCCCGCTCCCCGCACCGTCGACCTGGGCGTCGGGGAGACGATGACCCTCACCGTCACCAGCGACCACGCCGACCAGCTCCACGTGCACGGGTTCGACATCGAGAAGGAGCTCCCCGCCGGGACACCGGTCAGCGTCGAGCTCACCGGTGAGTCGCCGGGCGTGTACGAGGTCGAGACCCACCACCCGGAGCTGCGGCTGCTCAAGATCGCGGTCCGGTGA
- a CDS encoding SAF domain-containing protein yields the protein MSDLPVPSASRLHRPGWRDARLLVGLLLVLGSVALGSYVVAHADDRLPVYAAARPLVPGQPLTQDDLVRVDVQLGSHAGTYLSAAAGLAPDRYVLREVPAGELVPASAVGGRERVEVQPLTLVVDAGSAATLRVGTRVDVYVNPVDPAATGTAKRFTGPELALQGVSVAGLPKTSSGLGSGTGADRPIQVMAPTDRIKDIIGAVDLGARVTVVPVAGTGGAR from the coding sequence GTGAGTGACCTGCCCGTGCCATCGGCGAGCCGGCTGCACCGACCCGGTTGGCGTGACGCCCGCCTGCTCGTGGGCCTCCTGCTCGTGCTCGGGTCCGTTGCCCTGGGCTCGTACGTCGTCGCCCACGCCGACGACCGCCTGCCCGTGTACGCCGCCGCACGGCCGCTGGTGCCGGGCCAGCCGCTGACGCAGGACGACCTGGTCCGCGTCGACGTGCAGCTCGGCTCGCACGCCGGGACGTACCTGTCCGCCGCGGCGGGTCTCGCGCCGGACCGCTACGTCCTGCGGGAGGTCCCGGCCGGCGAGCTCGTCCCGGCGTCCGCCGTGGGCGGCCGGGAGCGGGTCGAGGTCCAGCCGCTCACGCTGGTCGTCGACGCAGGGTCCGCGGCGACGCTGAGGGTGGGGACCCGGGTCGACGTCTACGTCAACCCCGTCGACCCGGCCGCGACGGGCACCGCGAAGCGGTTCACCGGGCCCGAGCTGGCCCTGCAGGGCGTCTCGGTGGCCGGCCTGCCGAAGACGTCGAGCGGTCTGGGGTCCGGCACCGGGGCCGACCGGCCGATCCAGGTGATGGCGCCCACCGACCGGATCAAGGACATCATCGGCGCCGTCGACCTGGGAGCGCGGGTCACGGTGGTGCCGGTGGCCGGCACCGGGGGAGCCCGGTGA
- a CDS encoding helix-turn-helix domain-containing protein produces the protein MAKRFIQLSEVSEVLDISSAQAYALVRSGELPAIKVGGRGQWRVEVAELESYIQRMYNETKSFVAAHPFGQGQD, from the coding sequence GTGGCCAAGCGCTTCATCCAGTTGTCCGAGGTCTCCGAGGTTTTGGACATCTCCTCGGCCCAGGCGTACGCCCTGGTCCGCTCCGGCGAGCTGCCCGCGATCAAGGTCGGGGGTCGGGGGCAGTGGCGCGTCGAGGTCGCCGAGCTCGAGAGCTACATCCAGCGGATGTACAACGAGACCAAGAGCTTCGTCGCGGCCCACCCGTTCGGGCAGGGCCAGGACTGA
- a CDS encoding Rv3235 family protein: MSSVTGSSVTGSPVTGSPVSGPGSSAGSAAPASRVPQGATGGAAPSGEPGRPRLRPLRIMPAPRHRPPVIADTEWWPETDGDDPRYVQGALAVDFDSLTDEQLFGARPTRRDDLPDPREWAGHIAQALVEVMAGSRPAPQLLRWTVPEVYAVVARRAAVSARRAAGEGRRGAPAPGRAVVRSVRLCEPADGVAEASAVVVDGGRVRALAFRLVGLDGRWRVEALQVG; encoded by the coding sequence GTGAGCTCCGTGACCGGGAGCTCGGTGACCGGGAGCCCGGTGACCGGGAGCCCGGTGTCAGGGCCGGGCAGCTCGGCCGGCTCGGCCGCCCCGGCCTCCCGTGTCCCGCAGGGCGCCACGGGAGGGGCTGCGCCGTCCGGCGAGCCCGGGCGCCCGCGGCTGCGCCCGCTGCGGATCATGCCCGCCCCTCGGCACCGGCCGCCGGTGATCGCCGACACCGAGTGGTGGCCCGAGACCGACGGCGACGATCCCCGCTACGTCCAGGGCGCCCTCGCGGTCGACTTCGACAGCCTCACCGACGAGCAGCTGTTCGGTGCGCGGCCCACGCGGCGTGACGACCTCCCCGATCCGCGTGAGTGGGCCGGCCACATCGCCCAGGCACTCGTCGAGGTGATGGCCGGTTCGCGGCCGGCGCCGCAGCTCCTGCGCTGGACCGTGCCCGAGGTGTATGCCGTGGTCGCGCGTCGCGCGGCCGTCTCCGCCCGGCGGGCGGCAGGCGAGGGGCGTCGCGGGGCACCAGCCCCCGGCAGGGCCGTGGTCCGGAGCGTCCGGCTCTGCGAGCCCGCCGACGGGGTCGCCGAGGCCAGCGCGGTGGTCGTCGACGGTGGTCGCGTCCGCGCGCTGGCGTTCCGGCTCGTCGGGTTGGACGGGCGGTGGCGGGTCGAGGCCCTCCAGGTGGGCTGA
- a CDS encoding SEC-C metal-binding domain-containing protein — MLAGSGLSSAERAEAEAQGAEGQPVEALAPAQPAGAAAAEEAEPQPSFRAKGLEQPERRPQQLQYSAPTETGEVEHRAVGTAQDTLTDEQLRGASRNGPCPCGSGKKFKMCHGKNL, encoded by the coding sequence ATGCTCGCGGGCTCAGGGCTGTCGAGCGCGGAGCGGGCCGAGGCCGAGGCGCAGGGTGCCGAGGGCCAGCCGGTCGAGGCGCTGGCGCCGGCGCAGCCGGCGGGAGCCGCAGCCGCGGAGGAGGCCGAGCCGCAGCCGTCGTTCCGGGCCAAGGGCCTGGAGCAGCCCGAGCGACGCCCGCAGCAGTTGCAGTACTCCGCGCCGACCGAGACCGGTGAGGTCGAGCACCGCGCGGTCGGGACGGCGCAGGACACCCTGACCGATGAGCAGCTCCGGGGCGCGTCGCGCAACGGGCCGTGCCCGTGCGGCTCGGGCAAGAAGTTCAAGATGTGCCACGGCAAGAACCTCTAG
- a CDS encoding GNAT family N-acetyltransferase, which produces MSDTTVKDNPDLGRFEAYVDGALAGFAAYRFSGGHIVFTHTEVDDAYEGQGVGSELARGALDQVRAAGEHDVVAMCPFIAAWIERHPEYQDLVAP; this is translated from the coding sequence ATGAGCGACACCACCGTGAAGGACAACCCCGACCTCGGCCGCTTCGAGGCGTACGTCGACGGCGCGCTCGCCGGCTTCGCGGCATACCGCTTCTCCGGTGGGCACATCGTGTTCACCCACACCGAGGTGGACGACGCGTACGAGGGCCAGGGCGTCGGCAGCGAGCTGGCGCGCGGTGCCCTGGACCAGGTGCGCGCAGCGGGGGAGCACGACGTGGTGGCGATGTGCCCCTTCATCGCGGCCTGGATCGAGCGCCACCCCGAGTACCAGGACCTCGTGGCGCCGTAG